The DNA window TTATTACTGAAGAGAAAGGCATTCCAAATGAAAAAGCAGCATTAGATGGTGCAAAATATATCTTAATGGAACGTTTTGCTGAAAATGCAGGATTATTGGCAAAAGTAAGGCATTATTTACAACAAAATGCCACCCTAGTATCTCAAGTGATAACAGGTAAAGAACAAGAAGGTGAAAAATTCAAAGATTATTTTGATCACCAAGAATTATTAAAAAATGTTCCATCTCATCGTGCATTAGCCATGTTTCGAGGTCGAAACGAAGGGATTTTGAGTTTAAGTTTAAATGCTGATCCGCAACAAGAAGAACAAAACCGTCAAAGTTATTGCGAAGAATTAATCCGTCAATATTTAGATGTTCACTTTACAGGACAACCTGCCGATAGTTGGCGACAACAAGTAATTACTTGGACGTGGAAAATCAAACTTTCGCTACATCTTGAAACAGAGTTAATGTCAACCCTAAGGGAACAAGCTGAAGAAGAAGCGATCAATGTTTTTGCTCGTAATCTCAATGCCTTGTTAATGGCAGCACCCGCAGGAGCAAAAAATACGATGGGGCTTGATCCGGGTTTGCGTACAGGGGTAAAAGTCGCAGTGATCGATAACACGGGAAAATTGCTTGCAACCGATACCATCTATCCACACACAGGACAGAAAGAACAAGCTGAACGCTCGCTTCTTCAACTTGGCAAGCAATATCAAGTAGAATTAATTGCGATTGGTAATGGTACTGCCTCAAGAGAAACAGAACGTTTCGTCAATGCAGTATTAAAACAGCATTCAGAATGGCAAGCTCGTTCGGTAGTAGTCAGCGAAGCAGGGGCTTCGGTTTACTCTGCCTCTGAATTAGCCGCTCAGGAATTTCCTCAATTAGACGTTTCTTTGCGTGGTGCCGTATCCATTGCTCGCCGTTTACAAGATCCATTAGCCGAATTAGTCAAAATTGAACCAAAAGCGATTGGTGTGGGGCAATATCAACACGATGTGAATCAAACCTACTTAGCTCGTAAACTAGATGCTGTGATTGAAGACTGTGTTAATGCCGTTGGGGTAGATTTAAATACCGCTTCCGTACCTCTACTTGCTCGAGTCTCAGGAATGAGTCGTACTCTAGCCCAAAATATTGTTAGCTATCGTGATGAAAATGGTCTGTTTAAACAGCGTAGCGAGTTGAAAAAAGTCCCTCGCTTAGGCCCTAAAGCGTTTGAACAATGTGCGGGTTTTATGCGTATTACCAACGGAACTAACCCACTTGATGCCTCTGGCGTTCACCCCGAAGCCTATCCAGTGGTTGAAAAAATTCTTCAAGCCACAGAAAAATCGATCCAACAATTAATTGGTAACAGCAGTGAATTACGTCAACTTCAACCAACTCACTTTACAGATGAACGTTTTGGCTTACCAACAGTTACCGATATATTAAAAGAGCTAGAAAAACCGGGGCGTGATCCTCGAGGTGAATTTAAAACCGCAACTTTTATTGATGGGGTAGAAGAAATTACCGATTTAAAACTAGGTATGATTCTTGAAGGTACAGTAACCAATGTAACTAACTTCGGGGCTTTCGTTGATATTGGCGTTCACCAAGATGGTTTAGTGCATATTTCAGCATTAAGCGATAAATTTGTTGATGATCCTTACCAAGTAGTCAAAACTGGCGATATTGTGAAGGTCAAAGTATTAGAAGTGGATGTTGCTCGCAGACGCATTGCCTTAAGTATGCGATTAGAAGATAACGTCAACCCAAATAAAGAAAAGGGGACGAATGCTAATCGAGATCAGAGTAAAAACCGTAACAATCAACGCCAACAAACCGCTAATTCAGCCATAGGTAACGCCTTTGCTGCCGCATTCCAAAACTTAAAAAAATAATGATAAAAAATAACGCCGTTAATTCGGCGTTATTTTTCAATAAGTTATATCGTATTCACGCCGAAGCAATAAATTGTTTAACCGTATTTTCTAATCGTTGCATACCTTCTATTAATTCTGCTTCAGTTAAATTCAAAGCAGGAGTAAAACGAACAACATTTTCCCCTGCAACTAATAGCATTAAACCTTGTTCAGCTGCCAGTTGACAAAATTGCATCGCTTTTTTTTGATAAAGCGAATTAAGCTCTGCCCCAATAAGCATTCCTTGTCCTCGAATTTGCTGAAAAATCCCATCATATTGCTGGTTAATTCGGTTTAACTGTTGAAAAAACTGTTGAGAGATCTGTCTTACTTGGGCTAAAAATTCAGGTTTTGCAATAATATCCAGCACTTTTTTTGCCACCGCACAAGCTAAAGGATTACCACCAAAAGTCGTACCGTGTACCCCCACTTTAAATACACTCGCAATCTGGGTGGTCGTCAACATAGCACCAATAGGAAAACCATTTGCTAAGGCTTTAGCGGTGGTAAGAATATCTGGGGTTACTCCATAATGGAGATAAGCATAAAGTTCCCCTGTTCGCCCAACCCCAGTTTGTACTTCATCAAAAATCAATAATGCTTGATGCTGATCACAAAGTTGACGTAAACCTTGTAAAAACTCAGGTTGAGCAGGAATAACTCCACTTTCACCTTGAATCGGTTCAACAATGATCGCACAAGTGTGATCATCTATCACGGCTTTTACCGCTTCTAAATCATTAAAAGGAACGTGAATAATATCAGCCGGTTTAGGTCCAAAACCATCTGAATATTTAGCCTGACCACCGACACTAACAGTAAATAATGTACGCCCATGAAACGCTTGTTTAAAAGCAATAATCTTACTTTTTTGATAGCCAAATTGTTCAAGTGCATAACGGCGAGCTAATTTTAATGCCGCTTCATTTGCTTCTGCACCAGAATTCACAAACATCACTCTTTCAGCAAAGGTATTAGCCACCAATTTTTCCGCTAAAGCTAAAGTCGGTTCGCTGGTAAACCAATTACTGCTATGCCATAAAGTTTCACCTTGTTGTTTCAAAACTTCCACGACCGTTTCAGGACAATGTCCCAACGCATTTACTGCAATGCCACCACTAAAATCAATATATTCTTTCCCTTGCTGATCCCACACTCGACTTCCTTTTCCTTTCACTGGTATAAATTTCGCTGGTGCATAATTTTGTACCATTAGCTGATCAAACATTGCCCGATGATATTGTTGTTGCATAATCCTTCCTATCTTTATCTTATGATTAATCTGTTGCTAAAATTTAGCATTAAAGAATAAAAAATCAATCATAATGCATAAAAATTCAAATAAATTTGAAATAAAAGAAATAAAAAAGTGCGGTATGATACCGCACTTCAAAATTACGCTAAAAATTGGTTTAGAAACGATAGCCTAAATTAAGTCCAACATTCACCCCACTTAATTTTGATTTGAGGTAATGATTATAACCAACTGCTCCACCAATGGTTGCTTTTCCAAACTGTTTACTCGCTTCAAGGCTGAAATGAGTGCGAACATCTTTATCTTTAGTTTGGTGAATGGTTGTTTCACTTAGTGGTAAAACAGTAAATTGTGGTTTATCTACTTGGCTATTGCGTTTAATACCATCTACCCCTACCTTAGCAAGAATTGATAAATCAGGTAACGGCTTATAATTAACATCAACTGACACACCTGCTTGATTAACTGCTAAACGTTGAGTACGAACCTCTAAAGCAGATAATTTAGTTTTTACTCCTGATAGCTCTTGATATTGATAAGAGATAACAGGTGTTACACTTAATTTATCATTAAGAATAAATTTATAACCACCGTTTAAGATAACGCCTAACGTTTTAGCGTTAAACTTCGCTTTTGTTTCAATCGCTGTTAAATGAGAAGTTGCCTTAACACTATCAACCCCAGCGATAATCCCACCTTCAATAAAGACGTTTTGATTACTCGCTCCAATATATGCACCACCTTGTGCTAAGGTATGTTTAAAACTTAAGTCTTGCCCAGCTTTTGTTTCACCTTGACCAACATTCGCTAACACCCCAAAACGCACACCATTTAAGGTTTTTTGGTAACCAAAGCTAGCGGTGGTTAAATTCCCTTTGTTATTCGCAGTCGTAAAGTGTTTTTTCTTATCAGTATGAGCTAGACGTTCGTGATCTAACACCGCCCAGACTCCTGTACCTTGTTGGCGAGTATAATCAAAGGTTTTTTGAGTGGTATTGAGAAGGGAATTTTGTAGATTTTTAAACAGTTCTAAGCCAGTAACATTAAATTTATATTGAACCGCTTTTTCAGCATCTTTATTAAAAGCAGATGTATCAATAAGATTATTAATAATCGCTAAAACATCATCTTCTGAAATATTTTTAGCCTTATCTTTTAATAATAATTGCAAATCTCGACTTTTATCTCGTGCTATATCAACATCTTGCTTAGCTTTATCAGTAATTTTTTCAAATTCATTTGATAACTTAATCGTTTCTGGATCCTTTGTTTCTTTAGCTATATTGACCAATGCCTCTTTTGTTATTCTATTACTAAATTTAGATAAAAGAGGATCATCCTTATTAGGATCTGTTAATAAAGCAAACAAACCTCTTGAGATAGCCTCTTTTTCTGTTAGACCATGCCTTTTAGCTAAATCAGCTGATACTTCTTTTGCTGTTTCTTTAAAGATTGAATCTAAACGATTGTAATTCAAAATCTTTGTTCTAACCGCAACATCTTTGCTTGTTTCAATTTTTTTAATTAAACGCTCTTTTAAACCTAACGAAGCATCAACTTCATTGACTGCTTTCATTTTGGCTTTATATAAATCCAAAGCTTGATCTCGTATTTCATCTGTTAC is part of the Mergibacter septicus genome and encodes:
- a CDS encoding aspartate aminotransferase family protein, which gives rise to MQQQYHRAMFDQLMVQNYAPAKFIPVKGKGSRVWDQQGKEYIDFSGGIAVNALGHCPETVVEVLKQQGETLWHSSNWFTSEPTLALAEKLVANTFAERVMFVNSGAEANEAALKLARRYALEQFGYQKSKIIAFKQAFHGRTLFTVSVGGQAKYSDGFGPKPADIIHVPFNDLEAVKAVIDDHTCAIIVEPIQGESGVIPAQPEFLQGLRQLCDQHQALLIFDEVQTGVGRTGELYAYLHYGVTPDILTTAKALANGFPIGAMLTTTQIASVFKVGVHGTTFGGNPLACAVAKKVLDIIAKPEFLAQVRQISQQFFQQLNRINQQYDGIFQQIRGQGMLIGAELNSLYQKKAMQFCQLAAEQGLMLLVAGENVVRFTPALNLTEAELIEGMQRLENTVKQFIASA
- a CDS encoding autotransporter domain-containing protein is translated as MKRFTYSKLSFTLFSALLASSLFAAEEPAPAPTTVQPSSTIPIVTDEIRDQALDLYKAKMKAVNEVDASLGLKERLIKKIETSKDVAVRTKILNYNRLDSIFKETAKEVSADLAKRHGLTEKEAISRGLFALLTDPNKDDPLLSKFSNRITKEALVNIAKETKDPETIKLSNEFEKITDKAKQDVDIARDKSRDLQLLLKDKAKNISEDDVLAIINNLIDTSAFNKDAEKAVQYKFNVTGLELFKNLQNSLLNTTQKTFDYTRQQGTGVWAVLDHERLAHTDKKKHFTTANNKGNLTTASFGYQKTLNGVRFGVLANVGQGETKAGQDLSFKHTLAQGGAYIGASNQNVFIEGGIIAGVDSVKATSHLTAIETKAKFNAKTLGVILNGGYKFILNDKLSVTPVISYQYQELSGVKTKLSALEVRTQRLAVNQAGVSVDVNYKPLPDLSILAKVGVDGIKRNSQVDKPQFTVLPLSETTIHQTKDKDVRTHFSLEASKQFGKATIGGAVGYNHYLKSKLSGVNVGLNLGYRF